A single region of the Biomaibacter acetigenes genome encodes:
- a CDS encoding HD-GYP domain-containing protein, whose translation MESKTQFFSELITALSLMMDLDENRKLFHAWRVAILAEKLAQKILPEYRTQIFYAGLLHDIGAISLPDHVVHYTNIKEHFTNPILFHHPGKSAQIVKQIGPLFMAAEMIRDHHEQWDGSGYPRGLAGNDINLGGQILRICDTFDILARVKPPLSLNGMKTSLSARRGTEFSDLIYELMVATIEEDDFFNEIMDEKKISDIVPKTLQNLPFMDMTSCRTETDEIIKVFAEVIDAKHSYTAGHSERVAEYTYILAKALDLPEGQAERLKVAGYLHDAGKVAVPRSILDKPGRLTIDEFKLMKRHPVYTMEIMSMVNSLKDLVVIAGGHHERYDGAGYPDGLTGESIPFGARIMAVADAYDAMTSLRPYQRQRSTTEARDILIKNSGSQFDPRVAKVAAKVLP comes from the coding sequence ATGGAATCTAAGACTCAATTTTTTTCAGAGCTAATAACAGCACTGTCTCTCATGATGGACCTGGATGAAAACAGGAAACTGTTTCATGCATGGCGTGTGGCGATTTTAGCCGAGAAACTTGCCCAAAAAATACTCCCCGAATACAGGACCCAGATCTTTTATGCTGGCCTCCTTCACGATATCGGCGCCATATCCCTGCCGGACCATGTGGTGCACTATACCAACATAAAAGAACATTTCACGAATCCTATCCTCTTCCATCATCCCGGAAAGAGCGCACAAATTGTGAAGCAAATAGGTCCTCTCTTTATGGCTGCAGAAATGATCCGGGACCACCATGAACAGTGGGATGGCAGCGGTTACCCCCGGGGACTTGCCGGAAATGACATAAACCTGGGAGGGCAGATACTCCGGATTTGTGACACTTTTGACATCCTTGCCAGAGTTAAACCCCCGCTCAGTTTGAACGGGATGAAGACTTCGCTGTCTGCCCGAAGGGGGACGGAGTTCTCTGACCTCATATACGAGCTGATGGTAGCTACTATTGAAGAAGATGACTTTTTCAATGAAATCATGGATGAAAAAAAGATATCGGATATAGTGCCGAAAACTTTGCAAAATCTGCCCTTTATGGATATGACCTCGTGCAGGACCGAAACCGATGAAATCATAAAAGTATTTGCAGAGGTAATAGACGCCAAGCACAGCTATACCGCGGGCCACTCGGAGCGCGTGGCGGAATATACATATATCCTGGCGAAAGCCTTAGATTTGCCGGAGGGGCAAGCCGAAAGACTCAAAGTGGCCGGATACCTGCATGATGCAGGGAAGGTGGCCGTTCCCCGAAGTATCCTGGATAAACCCGGCCGCCTCACAATCGATGAATTCAAGCTCATGAAAAGACACCCCGTGTACACCATGGAAATCATGAGCATGGTCAACTCCTTAAAGGACCTGGTGGTCATTGCTGGTGGCCATCATGAGCGGTATGACGGAGCCGGATACCCCGACGGCCTGACAGGTGAAAGCATTCCCTTCGGTGCCAGAATCATGGCGGTAGCCGATGCATACGATGCCATGACTTCCTTGAGGCCTTACCAGCGGCAGAGAAGTACTACCGAAGCCAGGGACATACTTATAAAAAACTCCGGCAGTCAGTTTGACCCAAGAGTGGCCAAAGTTGCGGCGAAAGTCCTACCTTAG